The following are encoded together in the Chlorocebus sabaeus isolate Y175 chromosome 20, mChlSab1.0.hap1, whole genome shotgun sequence genome:
- the MLLT11 gene encoding protein AF1q, translated as MRDPVSSQYSSFLFWRMPIPELDLSELEGLGLSDTATYKIKDSSVGKMIGPATTADQEKNPEGDGLLEYSTFNFWRAPIASIHSFELDLL; from the coding sequence ATGAGGGACCCTGTGAGTAGCCAGTACAGctcctttcttttctggaggaTGCCCATCCCAGAACTGGATCTGTCGGAGCTGGAAGGCCTGGGTCTGTCAGATACAGCCACCTACAAGATAAAAGACAGCAGCGTTGGCAAAATGATCGGGCCAGCAACTACAGCAGACCAGGAGAAAAACCCTGAAGGTGATGGCCTCCTTGAGTACAGCACCTTCAACTTCTGGAGAGCTCCCATTGCCAGCATCCACTCCTTCGAACTGGACTTGCTCTAA